The DNA window CGTCACTGGGGGAGCCGACGCCTGCGTCCCCGGGCGCCGCGCAGCCAGGGCCGCCAGTGCCGGCCCTATGGGTAGGCCACGAGGTACGACGGTCGAGGGCCCAAGCGTCGAAGGGGCCTAAACTCAGGTATACAAACTCTCAGGTTCTATAGTCCATTAGGCATTTTAGTAAATTAataagaagagagacatagaactggctAGGCGGTCAAAAAGACAACATTGACATTTTTTTCTTAGTTTTCTTTCCccacggccctcgggtagagaggaggcgaggagtcacgccgcacacaacacactctgatcgtgagttcgggacgtgcgccttacacgcgcggagctggcgagctgcgccgccgcgaagagctagactaccggagacacggacacgacgcacgaggacggcgaccaggcatggctccacgacgacgacatcttgattctttgcttcttatgaattgcgatcaccgattaattgtttaggcccaaggtattttttcttttttatttttaattcaaattaattatttgtatagtattccagacttctagtactttgtatcatatttttcttctaatttacatgTTAGAATTTTATAATGTTACCTACGAAatatttgtcatgggtgagaaaaaaacgaatatattattttttaatctacatcattcctcgataattatcatacatctacaaatatattctttaatctatattgttcctcgataattatccgacatgttaaattaaaaatatgttattgaatttgcttttattttgcaagtaaaattagtgTCTATATATTATAAAATTTTATACATGATCGAGAGTGCCGTTACGACGAGACAGCCGGAGGGCTCTTAAAATCCTAGGGCCGGCACTGAGGGCTGCCCCCGGCCGCAGCAACCTCGCTGCCTGAGTTCATCGAGGAGCTGCGCCTGCCGCTGCAGGAGCCGCTCATCGACTCCACCCCGCTCCGTCGCACCTTCCATCGTGTCAGCCCGGTGGTTCCCCGTCGTAGCGCGCGGATAGCCTCCACGACGCACCTCCGTGACCCTAGGCCGGAAGAGCAGGCTAAGAAGGTCATGCTGCAGAAATGGAGGCCGACAGCGAGGGCTTCGCCGCCGCAGAGCCCAGATGCGTCCTTTGCTGACAAGTTTCACCAGACCTTCAAGGAGCCGTTATCCTCCTCCAAGCGCGCGGCGATGCGCGAGCTGTTCCAGGCGGGAGGCCGGCGCGCGGCGGCTCTAGCGTTCGACATCTGATTGATTGTCGTCCCTGTCGTTCAGTTAGTGTCCATGAATTATAACCAGTTCTTAGTCTGGAACGCCCGTGGGCTCAACAGCCGGGCTCGTCGCACAGCCGTTCGGGACATCGTTGTCCAAGAACGTGCTTCCGTGGTTTGCCACCAGGAAACCAAAGTCGCTGTTTTCTCTGTATCCATGATCAATGAACTAATGGGTCCCGATTTCGACTACGCCTCCTTGCCGTCTGTTGGGGTCTCCGGGGGTGTACTCATTAGGTGGCGCAGAGATTTGTGGCAGCTGTGTTGCTAACACCGATTGATGGGGCTGACGTCGCGGAATGTTGGCTCACTTCGGTCTACGGTCCGACGGACCACTCATTGAAGGAGAGGTTTTTGGCGGAGCTTGAGGGCCTCGCCTCTTCCTGTCCGAGGGCTTGGCTGATTTGTGGGGACTTCAACTTGATCTATCAGCCGCAAGACAAGAACAATGACAGGCTCAACCGTCGTCTCATGCAGCGCTTCCGTCGCACCATTGACGCTCTGCAGCTTGCCGAGCTCCACTTGACCGGTCGGCTGTATACCTGGAGCAATGAGAGGAGCAGGCCTACCATGGAACGCATAGATCGGGTGTTCGCCACGGTACCGTGGTTGGAGTGCCATCCCTTTTACAATCTGCACTGTCGCTCCACGGATTCGTCCGACCATGCGCCCTTGTTGCTGGTGCTCTGCACGGACCCTTGGGCTCAGCCACGCTTTCGCTTTGAGTCCTACTGGCCCAGGGTGGAGGGGTTCCAGGACGTGGTCGCGACAGCTTGGTCCTGCCCTATTCCAGAGGCCGACGCATGCAGGGCTTTGGACTGCAAGCTGCATAATGTAGCTAAAGCGCTGAAGAGCTGGGCCGCCCAGCGCATCGGCAGCGTTCGTTTCCAGTTGGCCGTTGCACGTGTTGTGATCTACGAACTTGATGTCGCGCAGGAGTCCAGACTGCTTTCTCCGGAGGAGATCGAGTTGCGTCGCGATCTCAAAGCGGCTACACTCGGCCTTGCATCCTTGTCCAGAACAATCGCTAGGCAAAAGTCACGGTGCCGTTTTCTGAAGGATGGTGACGCTAACACCAAGTTCAaggttttgggattcaaaatgCTAAAAATTTCGGTGCTCACCCAATTTGACGAATTTCGGAATTTTCGGACTGGTTTTCAGTTAAGTTGACCAGTCAAACATTTCATGTTTGACCGAATTTTGACCGAATTTTGACAAATTTAGTCCGAATTTTTTTATAAAGAACAAAACAACAGAGAAATCAGTTAAAAACGATCAAACAATGTATCATGCTTCGATCAAGGCTTTAAAATAATAAATACTTCAATAGTTTTCAAACACAGGCTGCAGCCAGCACAAATTTAATTTCACGATAGCCTAGAAAGCCACATAAATTGAGCCAATATTTAAACAATACAGTTCTAAGGAGTTTGTTCATAGCTCCATAAATAGTTCAGAGTCCAAATTAAGTACACAACATAAGCCAAATTAGAGGCCACTTGAAGTCTAGTTCATCACTCCTCAAATAGTCTGAAGGAGTACAACTTAAATTACAGTCCAGCCAGCCATACGTACACTAACAGAATTAAGTCGCCCAAAAGTAAGCAACGCAAAAGAAAATGTCAGCTAGCATATTGTCAATTGCCACTGGCACCTTTTTGTGTTTCATGGCAGTCATCCACCCATCACCATGTACACACCAAAAAATTACTTCCAGAACTGCTGCTGGAGAGCTGCTGCTGGACTGTACCTAAAAAACATTCATAAAACAACATTTATAAGTTAACTTTAATTAACCAACACACTTTAACTTCACCACTACATAATTTTCAGATGGTTCTATTGATAATATATATTGCAATTCTATTAGTAAAATATATTACAGAGAATTGACTATTGGTAAATTAACATCAAATGAAAAGATAACTATGAAACAACTATGTATTGCTCTCCAGCCGAACATAAATTTATCATTCATAGAAATACACAACAATCAAATATAAAAGTAGCAATTATTATATATACAGGTACCAAAGCATATTACCTTGACAGAAGAGTCATGCTACTCTCTCTCATAGAGAGTAGAGAGGCTTTGAGTCCTCATCCTTTTTTGCTGGAGTCTTCCAGATCTGCGGCTATTAGGATTATCATCTTCCTCACCTAAAGCCTCTATGTCTTCTTCAACTCTTGGTGCAGTTTGCacaggctcatcatcatcacaattgtcttcatcatcactgtcatcatcaccttcagctaagtcatcatcaaactcatcctcattatgttcttcatcactttcccCCAACTCAAACTCAATCTCCTCATCCTCAAACTCCCTAGCCCTCTTTCCACGAGATGAATTGCCCAGCTGGCTTCGACATAGGTCATCCAAACTAGGGCCTACATCATTCATAGATCTATCTAACCAGTCCCATATTGGATTGTTCTCATAAAAAATTGTAGCATCCAACATCATAGAACATGGATCAACTTCCTTGTCCTTCTGCTGGTATCCACTGTCCTCTCGGATACGCTCCTTCAAGTTATAATGGACATACACAAGCTTATGCAACTTGTCATAGCCTAGCTTGTTCCTAATCTTTGTATGCACCAGTGCAAAAGTACTCCAATTTCTCTCACAACCACTAGATGACACACATTGTGAAACAATACGTAATGGATACTTCTGTAAAGTAGGCACTTCTCCTCCAAACTGGAACCACCAATCAGCTGCCACAATGGGAATGGAAGTCAGCCACAAGAAAAAGCACAGATTCAACAATTCAATGGACATGTAACTAAAATATTGAATTAGTTGGGCCTGTTCACATGCGTGCATTAAGCTGCTGTTGTCGTGTACTGGTTCTGCAGTAAATTGAGAGAGAAAAAAGGTGCAGCTGCAGCAACAACACCTTATTGCTGTAGGAAAAAAGGTGCAACAACAGCACCATATTGCTGCAGAAAAAAGGTGCAGCTACAGCAACAGCGCCATTGTTGCAAAATTTTGAGGGACATGTTGAAACAAGAGATGCTCTACAATTACACTACTCAATTATAGCACCTGAATCTCTCACATTCATCTCCCAAACTTAAACAAGCATCCAACATATAATTTATTAGACTCGATGAGACTTACTTGGGGACATAGATGATGCTCCAGCACGTGCGATGGGGCGATTGAACCTCCCAAGGCATTCCCGGAAGACTGATATTTCCTTGATTGCCTGAACAGCATCATCAGAAGCTTGTGCCATCTTCTCTATTGCATCTGTTAGTGCTAAAGAATATTCTGGTTTGCTGCAAAAGTTGTGCTTGTAATGGGTCTCGGGATCAAGAACAGCAGCTACATAAGGTGGAAAAGAGTTAGAATTTATGGCAGTACAACATGTAACAATGAAATTTAGTAGTAGTATCAATACCTGCAACCATTAATGTGTTTCTTTCCATATTGTCAACCCTCCTTGTCACCTTACTCAGAAACCGATCAAACTGTCTTGTTCCTATGCCAAGCTGAACTTCCATTGCTTGTATGGCTGCCATCATCCTCGGTTTGAACCCAGAAAGTGTGCATGACTTCTGTGTATCTGCATATCGCAGCACCAAATAGAGTGGTTTCAATGCATCTACTACCCACTTCAGTGCAGACCACCATGTAGAACTTGTCAGGCACGCTTCAGTGTACTCATAGTACTCATCATCCTTCTAGTCACTGTCCTTCCAATCTTGTGAAACCATCCAAGCTCGGAGATATTCTTTCTTGTCAAGGAAACTTTGGAGGAACA is part of the Miscanthus floridulus cultivar M001 chromosome 9, ASM1932011v1, whole genome shotgun sequence genome and encodes:
- the LOC136480421 gene encoding uncharacterized protein, yielding MAIINFMVYCNARMFFLKLIDVSGHKQSADFIHREIRKVVEKISPELVVQIVTDNGSNYKKACEKLIEEYKHIFWQPCAAHTINLMLKDIGKFRKVANVVASAKLICRFLYNHNRLHDEMKKKIGGELIRPNATRFGTVFMFLQSFLDKKEYLRAWMVSQDWKDNTQKSCTLSGFKPRMMAAIQAMEVQLGIGTRQFDRFLSKVTRRVDNMERNTLMVAAAVLDPETHYKHNFCSKPEYSLALTDAIEKMAQASDDAVQAIKEISVFRECLGRFNRPIARAGASSMSPIWEMNVRDSGAIIE